In a single window of the Rhopalosiphum padi isolate XX-2018 chromosome 1, ASM2088224v1, whole genome shotgun sequence genome:
- the LOC132931801 gene encoding protein AF-10-like, whose amino-acid sequence MNPKAMKEMLGNCSVCSEDKAFDDNPLVYCDGRNCNVAVHKACYGIRVVPKGSWYCNKCVALKKNPSAKVICELCPSKDGALKPTENGNWAHVVCALFIPEVTFIDVHTMEPIKLNEIPPDRFKKVCYICEEKNREPKVSIYGACMTCKKGGCKLGFHVTCAQNVGLLCEEAGNHGRNVQYVGYCKHHYSKLKKSSNIKIKHIAPYRPQNASEISLDEFTHENIDNDGQAKSKKRLPSFNTYEESKEKPQTTIPNHSQTSTRHPKGKMESVSVGSIKQYPIDTQPEKEIKCENVDNSMEVCMVNDELQSDGLKIIEEPNLSCMDPNIPPVNMTNTWIKDPNMMNVSNSITAKNKESNDQKYFESSIDAPHMLGNTLNPNSTMAQQMTDTLNEEIKTHKQFNENNIPTNRPPLLMGPQLYRHVQKPPDVPQSNASGPEWFTNGIGNSSQSLEDLLERQWEQGGSLLMEQAQHFDVASLLSCLYQLKNENIDLEKELATFTRRRDHLLAVNARLAIPLVPQNRTNQVAPAPPNHVETSLPPRSNYLPSMDNQILQQQHRYHQNYAIPSSRHPQQHQRYSPNLAAQSQVIVRGGGGIGHDSWNQHNRNHNQTSNPMYQTMQETPNIPTSRHQIGMDNLPKQS is encoded by the coding sequence CTAAAGCAATGAAAGAAATGTTGGGAAACTGTAGTGTATGTAGTGAAGATAAAGCATTTGATGATAACCCTTTAGTATACTGTGATGGTCGAAATTGCAATGTTGCTGTACATAAAGCTTGCTATGGAATTCGAGTAGTACCAAAAGGATCATGGTACTGCAATAAATGTGTAGctcttaaaaaaaatccaagtgCCAAAGTAATATGTGAACTGTGCCCTTCTAAAGATGGCGCTCTTAAACCAACAGAAAATGGGAATTGGGCTCATGTTGTATGTGCTTTGTTTATTCCTGAAGTGACTTTTATTGATGTTCATACAATGGaaccaattaaattaaatgaaataccacctgatagatttaaaaaagtttGCTATATTTGTGAAGAAAAGAATAGAGAACCTAAGGTTTCAATTTATGGAGCTTGCATGACTTGTAAAAAAGGAGGTTGTAAATTAGGATTCCATGTTACTTGTGCGCAAAATGTTGGATTGTTGTGTGAAGAAGCAGGAAACCATGGGCGTAATGTACAATATGTTGGATATTGTAAGCACCATTATTCAAAACTTAAGAAGAGTAGCAACATAAAGATAAAGCACATTGCTCCATATCGTCCTCAAAATGCTTCTGAAATATCATTAGATGAATTTACTCATGAAAACATTGACAATGATGGTCAagctaaatcaaaaaaaaggCTTCCATCATTTAATACTTATGAAGAATCTAAAGAAAAACCACAAACTACTATTCCAAATCATTCTCAAACTTCTACTCGTCATCCTAAAGGTAAAATGGAAAGTGTGTCAGTCGGTAGTATTAAACAGTATCCTATTGATACACAACCTGAGAAAGAAATAAAATGcgaaaatgttgataattcGATGGAAGTTTGTATGGTCAATGATGAATTACAGTCTgatggtttaaaaattattgaagaaCCAAATTTATCTTGTATGGATCCAAATATTCCCCCAGTTAACATGACAAATACATGGATTAAAGATCCAAACATGATGAATGTATCCAACTCTATCACTGCCAAAAATAAAGAATcaaatgatcaaaaatattttgaatctaGTATTGATGCTCCGCATATGTTGGGAAATACTTTAAATCCAAATTCCACCATGGCTCAACAAATGACAGATACATTAAATGAAGAAATCAAGACACATAAGCagttcaatgaaaataatataccaacAAATCGACCACCATTGCTAATGGGCCCCCAATTATATCGCCATGTTCAGAAACCTCCTGATGTTCCTCAATCAAATGCTTCTGGCCCTGAATGGTTTACTAATGGGATTGGAAATAGTTCCCAAAGTTTAGAAGATCTACTTGAACGGCAATGGGAACAAGGTGGATCATTATTAATGGAACAAGCACAACATTTTGATGTAGCATCATTACTATCATGTTTGTATcagttgaaaaatgaaaatattgactTAGAAAAAGAATTGGCTACATTTACTAGACGTAGAGACCATTTATTGGCTGTAAATGCTAGACTAGCTATTCCATTGGTTCCTCAAAATAGGACAAATCAAGTTGCACCAGCCCCTCCAAATCATGTTGAAACATCATTACCTCCGAGGTCCAACTATTTACCGTCTATGGATAATCAGATTCTACAGCAACAACACAGGTATCATCAAAATTATGCAATACCTTCTTCTAGACATCCTCAGCAACACCAACGCTATTCACCTAATCTTGCAGCTCAATCACAAGTTATTGTTAGAGGAGGAGGAGGTATTGGGCATGACTCATGGAATCAACATAATAGAAATCATAACCAAACATCAAATCCAATGTATCAAACAATGCAAGAAACACCAAACATACCAACGTCCAGACATCAAATAGGCATGGACAATTTACCTAAGCAAAGCTGA